In Primulina eburnea isolate SZY01 chromosome 5, ASM2296580v1, whole genome shotgun sequence, a single window of DNA contains:
- the LOC140833148 gene encoding protein FAR1-RELATED SEQUENCE 7-like, producing the protein MNLELLGNIVTVKTKPPPLVNRHQNDGESKMEPYVGLEFDSAEEAQEFYNTYASQVGFKIRTGQLYRSRVDGAIISRRFVCSKEGFQTNSRTGCPAFIRVQKVDSGKWVLANIKKEHNHELEVSGEFCPSQVQRKSFPTPRSSAGGASRTGIRSYENDELSDVDVKRQKNEDIDEYAGSSCEPYKGLEYNSANEAYKFYKTFAANTGFKVRIGQLFRSKLDGTITSRRFVCSKEGRQHPSRVGCGAYMRIQRQESGRWVVDRLQKEHNHEFGSLTAPSGPVTVASKGYREEGSSVLENLDLVETNGGLSLVKRVHESKIGCDWYNMLLEYFQSRQSEDTGFFYSVEIRDGKGMNIFWVDARSRFSCAQFGDAIVFDTIYRRSNYLVPFASFVGVNHHRQPVLLGCALIADESEESFTWIFKAWLKAMLGRRPVSIIADQDTNIQHAIAQVFPGTHHRFSAWQILAKEQENLGALLSMNTEFKYEYETCIFQSQTASEFDSAWNMIMNKYNLRENAWLKEMYGMRKSWAPLYIKGTFFAGIPVDGSLKPYFGTLLTAETPPNEFVVRYEKALENRREEERKEDFNSHNLQAVLHTKDPIEEQCRSLYTVTMFKVFLKELLECYSYVGIKINVEGAINRYLVQKCGNGDERNTIAFNSSNLNISCSCRMFEFEGILCRHALKVFQIMNIKELPSRYILHRWSKNAKYGIPRDADSGGCLQDFKPLMLWSLREEARNYIEAGVASIERFKLAFEIMQEGRRNFRWQN; encoded by the coding sequence ATGAATTTGGAGTTGCTGGGAAATATTGTGACTGTCAAGACAAAGCCACCACCTCTAGTTAATAGGCATCAGAATGATGGAGAATCTAAGATGGAACCTTATGTGGGATTAGAGTTTGATTCGGCCGAAGAGGCACAAGAATTTTACAATACCTATGCTAGTCAAGTGGGGTTCAAAATCAGGACAGGGCAGCTTTATAGATCCAGAGTTGATGGTGCTATTATATCCCGGAGGTTTGTGTGTTCGAAGGAGGGATTTCAGACGAACTCAAGAACTGGTTGTCCTGCTTTCATAAGAGTGCAGAAGGTAGATTCTGGGAAATGGGTGTTAGCTAATATAAAGAAGGAACACAATCATGAATTAGAAGTCTCTGGAGAGTTTTGTCCTTCACAGGTACAGAGGAAGAGTTTTCCAACTCCACGATCATCAGCAGGTGGAGCTAGTAGGACAGGAATCAGATCATATGAGAATGATGAACTATCTGACGTTGATGTAAAAAGGCAAAAAAATGAAgacattgatgaatatgcaggGTCCTCTTGTGAACCTTACAAAGgtcttgaatacaattctgccAATGAAGCGTACAAATTCTACAAAACTTTTGCTGCTAATACTGGGTTCAAAGTAAGGATCGGACAATTATTCCGCTCTAAACTTGATGGAACAATTACTTCTCGAAGATTTGTGTGCTCAAAGGAAGGGCGTCAGCATCCTTCAAGGGTTGGCTGTGGAGCATACATGAGAATTCAAAGACAAGAATCGGGAAGGTGGGTGGTCGATCGTCTTCAGAAAGAACACAATCATGAATTTGGTAGTCTGACAGCTCCTAGTGGACCAGTGACTGTGGCATCTAAGGGATATAGAGAGGAAGGAAGCAGCGTTTTGGAAAACTTGGATTTGGTTGAAACAAATGGGGGCCTTAGCCTTGTCAAACGAGTTCATGAAAGCAAAATTGGATGTGATTGGTATAATATGCTTCTTGAATACTTTCAATCTCGGCAATCTGAAGATACTGGGTTCTTTTACTCTGTGGAAATCCGTGATGGCAAAGGTATGAATATTTTCTGGGTGGATGCCCGATCTAGGTTTTCGTGTGCTCAATTTGGTGATGCAATTGTATTTGATACAATATATAGGAGAAGTAATTATTTGGTTCCATTTGCTTCATTTGTTGGTGTCAACCATCATCGCCAACCCGTTCTTCTTGGTTGTGCTTTAATTGCCGATGAATCCGAGGAGTCTTTTACTTGGATCTTTAAGGCTTGGCTTAAAGCAATGTTGGGACGCCGCCCTGTGTCTATAATAGCCGATCAGGACACAAACATTCAACATGCAATTGCACAAGTTTTTCCTGGGACACATCATCGATTTTCTGCCTGGCAAATTCTCGCTAAAGAGCAGGAGAATTTGGGTGCATTACTCTCCATGAATACTGAGTTCAAATATGAATATGAAACTTGCATTTTCCAAAGTCAGACAGCCAGTGAATTTGATTCTGCTTGGAACATGATTATGAATAAATATAATCTGAGAGAGAATGCATGGCTTAAAGAGATGTACGGAATGCGGAAAAGTTGGGCTCCCTTGTACATAAAGGGAACATTCTTTGCTGGAATCCCAGTGGATGGAAGCCTAAAGCCGTATTTCGGTACACTTTTGACTGCAGAAACACCTCCGAATGAATTCGTTGTAAGGTATGAGAAAGCTCTGGAAAATCGTCGTGAAGAGGAAAGAAAGGAAGATTTCAACTCACATAATTTGCAAGCAGTTTTGCACACAAAAGACCCAATAGAAGAACAATGTAGAAGTCTTTACACAGTCACTATGTTCAAAGTTTTTCTGAAGGAGCTTCTGGAATGCTACAGTTATGTTGGAATAAAGATAAATGTTGAAGGAGCCATTAATAGATATCTCGTGCAAAAGTGTGGAAATGGTGATGAGAGGAACACCATTGCCTTTAATTCATCAAATCTGAACATCAGTTGTAGCTGTAGAATGTTTGAATTTGAAGGCATTCTCTGTAGGCATGCTCTGAAGGTGTTCCAAATAATGAATATAAAGGAGCTTCCATCTCGCTATATCTTGCATCGATGGAGTAAAAATGCAAAATATGGTATACCAAGAGATGCTGATTCAGGAGGTTGTCTGCAAGATTTTAAACCGTTGATGCTGTGGAGTTTAAGAGAAGAGGCGCGGAATTATATCGAAGCTGGAGTTGCATCTATAGAAAGATTCAAACTTGCTTTTGAGATCATGCAGGAGGGTAGAAGGAATTTCCGTTGGCAGAACTAG